In Flavobacterium cerinum, one genomic interval encodes:
- a CDS encoding acylneuraminate cytidylyltransferase family protein, with translation MKTIAIIPARGGSKRLPGKNIKRLGEKPLIAHSIEYAKANPDIIDAVVVSTDDPEIKKVALSYGVIVIDRPEVLSGDLEPTVTALKHVLQTLEIVPENVVLLQATNPLRPETLLKDSFEKYRRSGTDSLFSVTPIIRKLGKITDQKFVPFNYQIGQRSQDMEPLYFENGLLYISKAELILKEEKIISEQAIPWIVEHPFADLDIDTEADFEYADYLYHKYKIQN, from the coding sequence ATGAAAACGATAGCAATAATCCCGGCTCGGGGCGGATCAAAACGCTTACCCGGTAAAAACATAAAAAGACTAGGTGAAAAACCGCTTATTGCACATTCAATAGAATATGCCAAAGCGAATCCGGATATAATTGATGCAGTGGTAGTGAGCACTGATGATCCGGAAATTAAAAAAGTAGCTCTCTCTTATGGTGTAATAGTAATTGACAGACCGGAAGTGCTTTCGGGAGATTTAGAACCTACCGTAACAGCATTAAAACACGTATTACAAACGTTAGAAATAGTACCGGAGAATGTAGTGCTGTTACAAGCTACTAACCCGCTAAGACCGGAAACTTTATTAAAAGACAGCTTTGAAAAGTATAGAAGAAGCGGAACGGATAGTCTTTTTTCGGTAACCCCGATAATCCGTAAATTAGGAAAAATAACCGATCAGAAATTTGTTCCGTTTAATTATCAGATCGGACAAAGGAGTCAGGATATGGAACCGTTGTATTTTGAAAACGGTTTATTGTATATCAGTAAAGCGGAACTTATTCTAAAAGAAGAAAAAATTATTAGCGAGCAAGCAATTCCATGGATTGTGGAACACCCGTTTGCCGACCTTGATATCGATACGGAAGCCGATTTTGAATATGCGGATTATCTGTATCATAAATATAAAATACAAAACTAA
- the neuB gene encoding N-acetylneuraminate synthase — protein sequence MNPYIEIAGRKIGMDYPPLVIAEIGINHEGSLQTAKEMVDAAYRAGVEVVKHQTHIVEDEMSGAAKKVIPGNADVSIYEIMERCALNETEEKELKEYVESKGMIFISTPFSRAAAERLRKFDIPAYKIGSGECNNYPLLEHIASFGKPVILSTGMNTIESIRKAVAIFDKHKIPVTLLHTTNLYPTPIHLVRYGAMTEMHEAFPDKVFGLSDHTLNNNACLGAVALGASILERHFTDHMNRTGPDIICSMDEQNCADLIRNSAEIALMRGGSKQPAKEEQVTIDFAFATVCSINNIKKGAVFTKENIWVKRPGTGKILAEHFDSILGKKATRDISNDEQLIWEDIE from the coding sequence ATGAACCCATATATTGAAATAGCCGGTAGAAAAATCGGAATGGATTACCCGCCTTTAGTTATTGCCGAAATCGGAATTAATCACGAAGGATCACTGCAAACTGCAAAAGAAATGGTAGATGCGGCCTATCGTGCAGGTGTTGAAGTTGTAAAGCATCAGACGCATATTGTGGAAGATGAAATGAGCGGAGCCGCTAAAAAAGTGATTCCCGGTAATGCCGATGTTTCGATCTATGAAATTATGGAACGTTGTGCCTTAAATGAAACCGAAGAAAAGGAACTGAAGGAATACGTTGAAAGCAAAGGGATGATTTTTATATCAACCCCTTTTTCAAGAGCAGCGGCAGAACGATTGCGAAAATTTGATATTCCGGCCTATAAAATCGGTTCCGGAGAATGTAATAATTATCCGTTATTGGAACATATTGCTTCTTTCGGAAAACCGGTCATTCTGAGCACCGGAATGAATACGATTGAAAGTATCCGTAAAGCGGTAGCAATCTTTGATAAACATAAGATTCCGGTTACATTATTGCATACAACAAATTTATATCCGACACCAATTCATTTGGTACGATATGGTGCGATGACCGAAATGCACGAGGCTTTTCCGGATAAAGTTTTCGGATTAAGCGATCATACCCTTAATAATAACGCTTGCTTAGGTGCGGTAGCATTGGGAGCATCAATATTGGAGCGTCATTTTACCGATCATATGAATCGGACCGGACCGGATATTATTTGTAGTATGGACGAGCAAAATTGTGCTGATTTAATACGTAATTCGGCTGAAATCGCTTTGATGCGGGGAGGAAGCAAACAACCGGCAAAAGAAGAACAGGTAACAATCGATTTTGCTTTTGCAACCGTATGCTCAATTAACAATATTAAAAAAGGAGCCGTTTTTACAAAAGAAAATATCTGGGTTAAACGTCCCGGAACAGGGAAAATATTGGCCGAACATTTCGACAGTATTCTCGGTAAAAAAGCAACCCGGGATATCAGTAACGATGAACAGCTAATTTGGGAAGATATCGAATAA
- the neuC gene encoding UDP-N-acetylglucosamine 2-epimerase: MKKIVFLTGTRADFGKIKSLIQALEKHQDFVPYLFVTGMHLQKEYGYTLIEIERCSFTNLHAFENHTHETTMDLTLAKTIEGLSAYCKEVEPDMIVIHGDRVEALAGAIVGSLNNILVAHIEGGEISGTIDELIRHSTSKMSHVHFVSNDTARKRLIQMGELEESVYVIGSPDLDIMFSDALPDLETVKKYYEIDFEQYAVAMFHPVTTEFHSMQQYADDFVVALLEDDRNYIVIYPNNDLGSAAIIQAYEKLKSNPRFRIFPSLRFEYFLTLLKNAGFIIGNSSAGIREAPYYGLPIVNIGSRQQNRSLNSDIVNVGYDQGAITEALKVIGNHTIQKVTGDYGTGNSAGLFVNSLEEENLWKLNHQKQFRDI; this comes from the coding sequence ATGAAGAAAATAGTATTTTTAACCGGTACACGGGCTGATTTCGGAAAAATTAAATCCCTGATTCAGGCTTTAGAAAAGCATCAGGATTTTGTTCCGTATCTTTTTGTGACCGGAATGCACCTGCAAAAGGAATATGGATATACGCTGATCGAAATTGAACGTTGCAGTTTTACGAATCTTCATGCTTTTGAAAATCATACCCACGAAACAACAATGGATCTTACACTGGCTAAAACGATAGAAGGTTTGTCGGCTTATTGTAAGGAAGTGGAACCGGATATGATTGTGATTCACGGTGACAGAGTTGAAGCTTTGGCCGGAGCGATTGTCGGATCCCTTAATAATATTCTGGTAGCACATATTGAAGGAGGTGAAATTTCCGGAACAATTGATGAACTGATTCGCCACTCAACCAGTAAAATGAGCCATGTTCATTTTGTGTCGAATGATACCGCCAGAAAACGACTCATCCAAATGGGAGAGCTAGAAGAATCTGTCTATGTGATCGGATCACCGGATTTGGATATTATGTTTTCGGATGCACTTCCGGATTTGGAAACAGTGAAAAAATATTATGAAATTGATTTCGAACAATATGCAGTGGCGATGTTTCATCCGGTTACAACCGAGTTTCACAGTATGCAACAATATGCAGACGATTTTGTCGTGGCTTTATTAGAAGACGATCGAAATTATATCGTGATTTATCCCAATAATGATCTGGGTAGTGCTGCTATAATTCAGGCTTATGAAAAATTAAAAAGCAATCCTCGTTTCCGGATTTTTCCGTCATTGCGATTTGAGTATTTTCTCACCCTACTTAAAAATGCCGGTTTTATTATCGGTAATAGTAGTGCAGGAATTCGGGAAGCACCCTATTATGGACTTCCGATTGTCAATATTGGAAGCCGACAACAAAATCGATCATTAAATAGCGATATTGTGAATGTCGGATATGATCAGGGAGCGATAACAGAAGCTTTAAAGGTAATCGGAAATCATACGATTCAAAAAGTAACAGGTGATTACGGTACTGGAAATAGTGCAGGATTATTTGTAAACTCGTTGGAAGAGGAAAATTTGTGGAAACTAAACCACCAGAAACAATTTAGAGATATTTAA
- a CDS encoding UDP-glycosyltransferase produces MSKSKIFILLPDGVGLRNFAYSKFHELGIEQGHEVIFWNNTPFQLSDLGFEEIVIRNGKSNKRTEVYKNARKQIELNRNKKQFNDAVYDYYRFPYSYRNIKTALKNIATQWLTLRYTSDDGLQTIRQRVKELEKQTSYFRECLEVLKKEKPAMVFCTNQRPMTAIAPLLAAQELGIPTATFIFSWDNLPKATMVAETDYYFVWSDFMKAELLKYYPYIGEESIFVTGTPQFESHYEKERLILRSDFFQANGLDPDKKYICYSGDDITTCPDDPKYLEDVAEAVENLNAEGYKLGILFRRCPVDFSDRFDRVLEKYKAIIVPVKPKWEKKGGMWNTILPTPEDMNLQVNTIAHTEMVINLGSSMVFDYAAHHKPCAYINYDVKNKVAPDWSVQKIYKYIHFRSMPDPTTVLWLNEKNDIKETIKKVVTGQHSNTEMAETWFRIINAFPPKAASKKIWDAINTIVS; encoded by the coding sequence ATGTCGAAAAGCAAGATTTTTATTTTACTTCCGGACGGAGTCGGACTTCGGAACTTTGCCTATTCCAAATTTCATGAACTGGGTATTGAGCAAGGACATGAAGTGATCTTTTGGAATAATACGCCTTTTCAGCTTTCGGATCTGGGATTTGAAGAAATCGTAATCCGTAATGGAAAAAGTAATAAACGTACAGAAGTTTATAAAAACGCCCGGAAACAAATAGAATTAAACCGGAATAAAAAACAATTTAACGATGCGGTTTATGATTATTATCGTTTTCCGTATTCTTATAGAAACATAAAAACTGCCCTTAAAAATATTGCAACTCAATGGTTGACATTACGATATACATCTGATGACGGACTTCAGACAATACGACAACGGGTCAAGGAATTGGAAAAACAAACTTCGTATTTTCGGGAATGTTTGGAAGTGCTGAAAAAAGAAAAACCGGCAATGGTATTTTGTACCAATCAACGCCCGATGACGGCAATTGCACCACTTTTAGCGGCTCAGGAACTGGGAATTCCAACCGCAACATTTATTTTTTCCTGGGATAATTTGCCGAAAGCAACTATGGTTGCTGAAACCGATTATTATTTTGTATGGAGTGATTTTATGAAAGCCGAGCTTTTAAAATATTATCCGTATATCGGAGAAGAAAGCATTTTTGTTACCGGAACACCACAATTTGAATCCCATTACGAAAAAGAAAGATTAATCTTAAGATCCGATTTTTTTCAGGCAAACGGATTGGATCCTGATAAAAAATATATTTGTTATTCCGGAGATGATATTACAACATGTCCGGACGATCCTAAATACCTGGAAGATGTTGCCGAAGCTGTAGAAAACCTCAATGCCGAAGGATACAAACTAGGAATTTTGTTCCGAAGATGCCCGGTTGATTTTTCAGATCGTTTTGATCGGGTATTGGAAAAATACAAAGCTATTATTGTACCGGTAAAACCGAAATGGGAGAAAAAAGGCGGAATGTGGAATACAATTCTACCTACACCGGAAGATATGAACCTGCAGGTTAATACAATTGCACATACCGAAATGGTGATCAATCTCGGATCATCAATGGTGTTTGATTATGCCGCACATCATAAACCGTGCGCTTACATCAATTATGATGTAAAAAATAAAGTGGCACCTGATTGGTCCGTACAAAAAATTTATAAATACATTCATTTTCGTTCTATGCCGGATCCGACTACGGTTCTCTGGTTAAACGAAAAAAACGATATAAAGGAAACAATTAAGAAAGTAGTTACCGGTCAGCACAGCAATACGGAAATGGCTGAAACGTGGTTTCGTATTATTAATGCCTTTCCGCCAAAAGCGGCTTCTAAAAAAATATGGGATGCCATTAATACAATAGTTTCATGA